Proteins encoded by one window of bacterium:
- a CDS encoding c-type cytochrome, producing the protein MLYFHVLGIGYLSADEYRQEVDPSYVRIDPGGARLFGLAPVYRSPLVSPERDAQLKAGMPTIVLAYKEEKREQDTTTYVAYVEADQIAAGKATFERLCFTCHGKLGEGGIGPNLTDDYWLHGGAFPEIVKTIKYGVPTKGMVAWRMDLKPDQIVQVASYVKALHGTNPPNPKAPQGELSQP; encoded by the coding sequence ATGCTGTACTTCCATGTCCTGGGGATCGGTTACCTCAGTGCGGATGAATACCGCCAGGAGGTTGATCCGTCATATGTCCGGATCGATCCGGGCGGCGCGCGCCTGTTTGGACTGGCACCGGTCTATCGCAGCCCGCTGGTCTCTCCTGAGCGAGATGCACAACTCAAAGCAGGTATGCCGACAATCGTGCTCGCTTACAAAGAGGAGAAGCGTGAGCAGGATACTACTACATACGTCGCTTATGTTGAGGCTGACCAGATCGCCGCGGGTAAGGCCACCTTTGAACGCCTCTGTTTCACCTGCCACGGGAAACTGGGCGAAGGTGGTATTGGACCGAATCTGACCGATGATTACTGGCTCCACGGCGGCGCATTCCCCGAGATCGTGAAAACGATCAAGTATGGCGTACCGACCAAAGGGATGGTCGCGTGGCGTATGGATCTAAAGCCCGACCAGATCGTCCAGGTGGCGAGCTACGTAAAAGCGTTACACGGGACGAATCCGCCAAACCCAAAAGCTCCACAGGGCGAACTGAGCCAACCATGA
- a CDS encoding ABC transporter ATP-binding protein, with protein MIRTIALSKLYTTEEVETSALNNVSIDIRVGEFVSIMGPSGCGKSTLLNILGLLDNPSGGEYHFFNTEVSKFTERERANLRKRNIGFVFQSFNLIDELTVFENVELPLLYLGVSTNDRRTRVEETLERMNLMARRNHFPQQLSGGQQQRVAVSRAIVSSPKLILADEPTGNLDSSHGDEVMKMLTDLHASGTTVVMVTHSPAYADYGTRTIHLLDGKVVTENILKARQV; from the coding sequence ATGATCCGCACAATCGCACTCAGTAAACTCTATACCACCGAAGAGGTCGAGACCTCCGCGTTGAACAATGTCAGTATCGATATCCGCGTCGGAGAATTTGTCTCTATCATGGGGCCTTCCGGCTGTGGTAAATCAACTCTCCTCAATATTCTCGGGCTGCTGGACAATCCCTCGGGCGGAGAGTATCATTTTTTCAACACTGAGGTTTCGAAATTCACGGAGCGGGAACGGGCCAACCTGCGCAAACGAAATATCGGGTTTGTCTTTCAGAGTTTCAATCTGATTGACGAACTGACGGTCTTTGAGAATGTCGAACTTCCGTTGCTTTACCTGGGCGTATCGACCAATGATCGCCGCACCCGAGTGGAAGAAACACTTGAGCGAATGAACCTGATGGCCCGCCGCAATCACTTCCCGCAACAGCTCTCCGGTGGTCAGCAGCAGCGTGTTGCGGTCTCACGCGCTATCGTCTCCAGTCCGAAATTGATCCTGGCCGATGAACCGACCGGAAACCTGGACTCTTCCCACGGTGACGAAGTGATGAAAATGCTGACCGACCTGCACGCGTCCGGCACCACTGTCGTCATGGTGACGCACTCACCGGCATATGCTGATTACGGCACCCGGACGATACACTTGCTCGACGGTAAAGTGGTCACTGAAAATATACTGAAGGCGCGTCAGGTCTAG
- a CDS encoding ATP-binding protein, protein MVFRHFRLQVVIRVLCLVATMALFSYLISRTSLYATMSLVGLILIYQVWSLVHFVDRTNRQLTRFFDAVRHADFSQSFTTLGLGRSFEGLSSAFSEVADQFRRTRAEKEEQYRYLQTLVQHVGVGVIAFREDGEVELINQAAKRLLAVNHLKNISQLAQIEPELPNTLQKLDAGQRILIKVTIDYDLLQLAVHATQIRREGQMLTLVSIQNIGSELAEQEMVAWQNLIRVLTHEIMNSVTPIASLAGSVNDLVRQQADPEKTGSGKAMDPELYADLSGALTTIEKRSQGLLHFVEAYRNLTRIPRPDFGFIAASELIARVVTLLQQQAEEQRVEITTEIDPPEMELAIDANLIEQVLINLIVNSLQALKEIERGKIIIRARLGRSGRTLIEVIDNGPGIVDGALDKVFIPFFTTKKGGTGIGLALARQIMRLHGGHISVRSTPDVETCFTLSF, encoded by the coding sequence ATGGTCTTTAGACACTTTCGGCTCCAGGTGGTGATACGAGTGCTTTGCCTCGTTGCCACCATGGCGCTATTCAGCTACTTGATCTCCCGGACATCACTCTATGCCACCATGTCGCTGGTCGGCCTGATACTGATCTATCAGGTCTGGTCGCTTGTTCATTTCGTGGATCGCACCAACCGACAGTTAACTCGCTTTTTTGATGCTGTTCGCCATGCCGATTTCTCCCAGAGCTTCACGACCCTTGGTCTCGGACGGTCATTCGAAGGACTCTCCAGCGCATTCTCAGAGGTTGCCGATCAGTTCAGGCGTACCAGAGCGGAGAAGGAAGAGCAATACCGGTACCTGCAGACACTCGTTCAACATGTCGGCGTGGGAGTGATCGCATTCCGAGAGGACGGCGAGGTCGAGCTGATCAATCAGGCGGCCAAGCGATTGCTGGCAGTTAATCACTTGAAGAATATCTCCCAGCTTGCACAGATAGAACCAGAACTGCCAAATACATTGCAGAAGCTGGATGCCGGCCAACGGATCCTGATCAAAGTGACGATCGACTACGACTTGCTGCAACTGGCGGTCCATGCAACTCAGATCAGGCGCGAGGGTCAGATGCTGACACTGGTCTCTATCCAGAATATCGGCTCGGAACTTGCCGAGCAGGAAATGGTCGCCTGGCAGAACCTCATTCGCGTATTAACGCATGAGATCATGAATTCTGTCACACCGATCGCCTCACTCGCGGGATCAGTCAATGATCTGGTGCGCCAACAGGCTGATCCGGAGAAAACCGGGTCTGGCAAAGCGATGGACCCGGAGCTATACGCTGACCTCTCCGGTGCATTGACCACGATCGAAAAACGGAGTCAGGGCCTTCTGCACTTCGTCGAAGCATATCGCAATCTGACCCGGATCCCGCGGCCAGATTTCGGTTTTATCGCCGCATCAGAACTGATCGCACGAGTAGTTACACTGCTTCAACAGCAGGCCGAGGAGCAACGGGTGGAGATCACCACGGAGATCGATCCGCCTGAAATGGAACTTGCAATCGATGCTAACCTGATCGAACAGGTGCTGATCAACTTGATTGTGAACTCACTCCAGGCGTTGAAGGAGATCGAGAGAGGTAAGATCATTATTCGGGCACGATTGGGGAGATCCGGGCGCACCCTGATCGAGGTGATAGATAATGGTCCGGGGATAGTCGATGGCGCTCTGGACAAGGTATTTATTCCGTTCTTCACCACTAAAAAGGGGGGAACCGGAATCGGTCTGGCGCTGGCTCGCCAGATCATGCGGTTGCACGGGGGACATATCTCAGTACGATCCACGCCGGACGTGGAAACCTGCTTTACGCTCAGCTTCTAA
- a CDS encoding sulfite exporter TauE/SafE family protein — translation MTPELYAGFVVGILGSVHCIGMCGPIVVGLPVGFNTRTRLVISRLLYSGGRVITYILMGAMVGLIGKSIALAGFQRWLSIAAGIGIILAVLLPADITQKIFPAKFNYLIVDKIRKAWGSLFQKRTMSSMVAIGLLNGLLPCGFLYAGLAAAATTGSPLSAAGYMLWFGLGTIPALLVTSLFGSMLNLRVRQYFLRLLPVGAVVLGLLLVLRGMNLGIPYVSPKLDTETHSCCH, via the coding sequence ATGACACCGGAACTCTATGCTGGCTTTGTTGTCGGGATCCTGGGGAGTGTGCATTGTATCGGTATGTGCGGACCGATCGTGGTCGGTCTGCCGGTCGGCTTCAACACGCGTACGCGCCTGGTCATCAGCCGCCTGCTCTACAGCGGTGGAAGAGTGATCACCTATATCCTGATGGGCGCGATGGTCGGATTGATCGGCAAATCGATCGCCCTGGCCGGTTTTCAGCGCTGGCTGTCTATCGCCGCAGGGATCGGGATCATCCTGGCTGTTCTCCTCCCCGCCGACATCACACAAAAGATCTTTCCGGCAAAATTCAACTACCTGATAGTCGACAAGATCCGCAAAGCCTGGGGATCACTGTTCCAGAAGCGGACTATGTCTTCCATGGTCGCTATCGGCCTGTTGAATGGTTTGCTTCCGTGCGGATTTCTCTATGCCGGTCTTGCCGCCGCTGCCACTACCGGCTCGCCGCTTTCTGCCGCCGGCTACATGCTCTGGTTTGGACTGGGAACGATTCCTGCACTACTGGTCACATCGCTATTTGGTTCGATGTTGAATCTTCGTGTCCGGCAGTATTTTCTCAGGTTGTTGCCGGTCGGCGCAGTTGTATTGGGGCTGCTCCTGGTATTGCGCGGCATGAATCTCGGCATTCCGTATGTCAGTCCAAAGCTGGATACTGAAACACACTCCTGCTGTCATTAG
- a CDS encoding FixH family protein, which produces MTEQKKTGRSWEFGIWIFYGGFVLFILACVGFASMQQFDLVEDNYYERGIGYQTNIDTQNRTAQLPEQPVIEMADGKVIRIAFPASFTAGDLAGQLLLYRPSNSQYDRQMPLVLDSVKSMHLSMADLPTGLWKVKLNWQYAGQSYYNEETIIIE; this is translated from the coding sequence ATGACTGAACAGAAGAAGACTGGGCGTTCCTGGGAGTTTGGGATCTGGATATTCTACGGCGGGTTCGTGCTGTTCATTCTCGCCTGTGTTGGGTTCGCTTCAATGCAGCAATTCGATCTGGTTGAGGATAACTACTACGAACGCGGTATCGGTTACCAGACCAATATTGATACGCAGAACCGAACCGCCCAACTACCGGAACAACCGGTGATCGAAATGGCGGATGGCAAAGTGATCCGGATCGCATTCCCAGCCTCATTCACGGCCGGGGATCTTGCAGGTCAACTACTTCTCTATCGCCCGTCCAATTCGCAATATGATCGGCAGATGCCGCTGGTTCTGGACAGCGTCAAAAGCATGCATCTCTCCATGGCAGACCTGCCGACCGGCCTCTGGAAAGTGAAACTCAATTGGCAGTACGCGGGCCAATCTTACTATAACGAAGAAACCATTATTATTGAGTGA
- a CDS encoding ABC transporter permease, whose amino-acid sequence MIGHYLRVAFRQIARQRAFAGINMLGLSLVFACAIMVFAVIRHEYSYDRFHAKSERIARIIETQQYPSGDIRVAVTPFPLAPALVRDFPEIESTLRLYYGDYLNLGYGQNRFSEGPIYAESTFFDFFSYPLAQGDPATALKQKNTAVLSSETATKLFGAENPVGKTVRVDNKYDLTVTGVLARQSPASHLQVRLLVSLQTISDTWTEADREEWWRNSFSTYVLMRPNIDRSVLASRIDSILYKYRGEENSTRLFLQSLTDIHLTSDLVADNSVTTDTRRLFIYGLAALLVVIIACLNFVNLATVQTFLRSKEVGLRSCLGASLTQLRIQLLGETALTVGCAALLAIVWVELAFPFLRQALGTTLTRADLLSLPSGLGLIVSWLLVSTLVGGYLALAVVRSRPIASIRENRLRGGRIRAALVVLQFSISIVMILITLVILRQQQFTMTKSLGGHDEQILLIPLRGSETRDHAETLRKEIERLPGVLSATGYQQTPNNIQASSTYGWEDQPPDMEILFDENVIDHQFVRTFGINISSGRDLREGETGVCLINETAVRKIGWTDPIGKTIDLGVEKVSVVGVVQDFPHASLRTEIGPLVLYPRADRQQQLAVRIKPDVIKQTTPAIDDICRKVVPSGEFNPIFFDDTYDRLYRDEVQMQRTVSLFASLAIVLACLGLYGLAAFSIQRRTKEVGVRKVFGASIADILTLHAREYAVWLAIANLVAWPIGYLLSQQWLERFVYRTSVPWWSFVTVTLISLVLVAATVAFQTIRAAMTNPVQSLRYE is encoded by the coding sequence ATGATTGGACATTACCTCCGAGTCGCTTTTCGACAAATTGCCAGGCAACGAGCATTCGCCGGGATAAACATGCTCGGGCTCTCGCTGGTATTTGCCTGTGCCATCATGGTTTTTGCGGTCATTCGGCATGAGTACAGCTATGACCGCTTTCATGCTAAGTCGGAACGAATTGCTCGTATCATTGAGACGCAACAATATCCATCCGGCGACATTCGCGTTGCGGTAACTCCGTTCCCTCTGGCGCCCGCTCTCGTCCGGGACTTTCCCGAGATAGAATCAACCCTCCGGCTCTATTACGGTGATTATCTCAATCTTGGCTACGGACAGAATCGCTTTTCTGAGGGACCGATCTACGCCGAAAGCACGTTCTTTGACTTCTTTTCTTATCCTCTGGCCCAGGGTGATCCTGCCACCGCTCTCAAGCAGAAAAACACCGCTGTACTGTCATCTGAGACAGCCACGAAATTATTCGGGGCAGAGAATCCGGTAGGTAAGACTGTTCGTGTTGACAACAAGTATGATCTTACCGTGACCGGCGTACTCGCCAGGCAATCTCCCGCCAGCCATCTGCAAGTACGACTCCTGGTGTCACTTCAAACGATCTCCGATACCTGGACAGAGGCCGATCGCGAGGAATGGTGGCGCAATTCGTTCTCAACCTATGTCCTGATGCGCCCGAATATCGACCGCTCTGTGCTCGCATCCCGGATCGACAGCATACTTTACAAGTACCGCGGGGAAGAGAACTCCACCCGCCTCTTTCTCCAGTCGCTGACCGACATTCACCTGACCTCCGATCTGGTTGCCGATAACAGCGTCACCACCGACACCCGTCGCCTTTTCATCTATGGCTTGGCTGCCTTACTAGTGGTCATAATTGCCTGTCTCAATTTTGTCAACCTGGCAACCGTCCAGACTTTCCTCAGGTCAAAAGAGGTTGGCCTCCGAAGCTGCCTTGGCGCCAGCCTGACACAACTGCGGATTCAGCTATTGGGCGAAACTGCATTGACAGTGGGCTGTGCCGCGCTGCTGGCGATCGTCTGGGTTGAGCTTGCCTTCCCCTTCCTTCGCCAGGCGTTGGGCACGACGCTGACTCGAGCAGACCTTCTTTCTCTACCGAGCGGCCTTGGGTTGATTGTCTCATGGCTCCTGGTTTCAACTTTGGTCGGAGGTTATTTGGCGCTGGCGGTGGTGCGATCGCGCCCGATCGCATCCATCCGCGAGAATCGGCTGCGCGGAGGTCGTATTCGCGCCGCGCTGGTCGTCCTGCAATTTTCGATATCAATTGTCATGATCCTGATCACATTGGTGATACTTCGTCAGCAACAGTTCACCATGACGAAATCTTTGGGGGGACATGACGAGCAGATCCTGCTCATACCTTTGCGCGGGTCCGAAACTCGCGATCACGCCGAAACCTTGCGCAAAGAGATCGAGAGACTCCCCGGCGTCCTGTCGGCAACCGGATATCAGCAGACACCAAATAATATCCAAGCCTCCTCCACATATGGATGGGAGGACCAACCGCCGGACATGGAGATCCTTTTCGATGAGAATGTAATAGACCACCAGTTTGTCCGTACGTTTGGGATCAATATCAGTTCCGGGCGAGACCTTCGTGAAGGTGAGACCGGCGTTTGCCTGATCAACGAGACAGCGGTCCGTAAGATCGGGTGGACCGATCCGATCGGCAAAACTATCGACCTCGGTGTCGAAAAGGTATCCGTTGTCGGCGTGGTGCAGGATTTCCCCCATGCTTCGCTCCGTACTGAGATCGGGCCACTGGTACTCTATCCTCGAGCGGATCGACAGCAGCAGTTGGCTGTCCGCATCAAACCGGATGTCATCAAGCAGACGACCCCGGCGATCGATGATATCTGTCGCAAAGTCGTACCGTCAGGGGAGTTTAATCCGATTTTCTTTGACGATACATACGACCGACTCTATCGTGACGAAGTTCAGATGCAACGCACCGTCTCCCTGTTTGCATCGCTCGCCATCGTTCTTGCCTGCCTTGGTCTCTATGGACTGGCCGCGTTCAGCATTCAACGTCGCACCAAGGAAGTTGGAGTTCGCAAAGTTTTCGGCGCCAGTATTGCAGATATCCTGACGTTGCACGCCCGTGAGTATGCGGTCTGGCTCGCTATCGCCAATCTGGTCGCGTGGCCCATTGGCTATCTCCTGAGTCAGCAGTGGCTCGAGCGATTTGTCTATCGGACATCTGTCCCTTGGTGGTCCTTTGTGACCGTAACATTGATCTCTCTTGTGCTGGTCGCCGCAACGGTGGCGTTCCAGACTATCCGGGCCGCAATGACCAATCCCGTGCAATCGCTACGATATGAGTGA
- the ccoG gene encoding cytochrome c oxidase accessory protein CcoG, whose translation MTGIQEPEDNFRDKLATIDQQGRRLWVYPTKPVGKLYTARTILSWFLLVFLFGAPFVRIDGNPLLQFDILHRKFFIFGFIFWPQDFFLFVLITIAFVVLVILFTAAFGRLFCGWVCPQTIFMEMVFRKIEYLLEGNGPRQRELDHAPMSAGKFLRKSTKHLIFFSLSFLIGNTFLAYIIGTDALRDIVTSSPTEHMTGFIAMVIFSGVFYFVFAWFREQACTLVCPYGRLQSVLLDANSIVIAYDFRRGEKRGPVMRGQDFSQRGHCIDCDACVKVCPTGIDIRNGTQLECINCTACIDACNRVMSRMKLPPGLIKYSSYNRIAEGKPLRFTPRMWIYTGVLTVLLGLIVFFLVSRSEVETTVLRTTGSLYEELEDGSIRNLYTVSVINKTAETLPLTLEMVQPQGTLTIVGPPLDVPPQGKDETVISVQIPRKQIFSSNSTVIIRVMQGNVEIEEVRTTFVGPDPREHHEEKNDDHQENDND comes from the coding sequence ATGACCGGCATTCAAGAACCAGAGGACAACTTCCGGGATAAGCTGGCGACTATCGACCAGCAGGGGAGACGGCTCTGGGTCTATCCAACCAAGCCGGTCGGCAAGCTATACACGGCACGCACTATTCTTTCGTGGTTTCTCCTGGTGTTTCTTTTTGGAGCGCCTTTCGTTCGGATCGACGGCAACCCGCTGCTGCAGTTTGATATCCTGCACCGGAAGTTTTTCATCTTTGGTTTCATTTTCTGGCCGCAGGACTTTTTCCTCTTCGTTCTGATCACCATCGCATTCGTTGTGCTGGTGATCCTCTTCACTGCCGCGTTTGGTCGGCTTTTCTGCGGTTGGGTCTGCCCACAGACGATCTTCATGGAGATGGTTTTCCGAAAGATCGAGTATCTCCTCGAAGGGAACGGTCCCCGACAACGCGAACTGGATCATGCCCCAATGTCTGCGGGGAAATTCCTGCGCAAGTCAACCAAGCATTTGATATTTTTCAGCCTCTCTTTTCTGATCGGCAACACCTTTCTCGCCTATATCATTGGAACCGATGCATTGCGGGATATCGTCACCTCTTCGCCCACAGAGCATATGACCGGATTCATTGCGATGGTGATCTTTTCGGGAGTCTTCTATTTCGTCTTTGCCTGGTTTCGCGAGCAGGCCTGCACGCTGGTCTGTCCATATGGACGGCTGCAGTCGGTGCTACTGGATGCCAACTCGATCGTTATTGCGTACGATTTCCGCCGCGGCGAAAAACGCGGCCCGGTTATGCGAGGGCAAGATTTCTCTCAGCGGGGACATTGTATCGACTGCGATGCCTGCGTCAAAGTCTGCCCAACCGGCATAGACATTCGCAACGGCACACAGCTTGAGTGTATCAATTGTACCGCCTGTATCGATGCCTGCAACCGGGTCATGAGCCGGATGAAACTCCCGCCGGGACTGATCAAGTATTCTTCGTACAACCGGATCGCCGAAGGGAAACCGCTTCGCTTTACCCCGCGCATGTGGATCTATACCGGCGTGCTGACCGTATTACTCGGACTGATTGTCTTCTTCCTTGTCAGCCGTTCGGAAGTTGAGACGACAGTTCTCCGGACAACCGGCTCCCTCTATGAGGAGTTGGAGGATGGGTCGATCCGCAATCTGTATACGGTCTCGGTGATCAACAAAACCGCGGAGACACTCCCTCTGACGCTGGAAATGGTCCAGCCGCAGGGAACTCTTACCATTGTCGGACCGCCACTTGATGTTCCGCCGCAGGGGAAAGATGAAACCGTGATCTCCGTGCAGATTCCGCGCAAACAGATATTCAGCTCCAACTCAACGGTGATCATTCGGGTAATGCAGGGAAATGTGGAGATCGAAGAGGTACGGACAACTTTCGTCGGCCCCGATCCGCGCGAACATCACGAGGAAAAGAACGACGATCACCAGGAGAACGACAATGACTGA
- a CDS encoding HlyD family efflux transporter periplasmic adaptor subunit yields MTMDRKIERKKWPPKRIAYWGGGALVIVVVIASFLFGDTRSTLNVEQEKISIATVERSPFQEFIPTTGAVQPIKTVYMDALDGGRVEAIYVEEGSFVKQGDSLLRTANTNVQMELMFREADLYEQMNNLRATRLAMEQNRLTLAQQEAEVVYQLSLQKRNFERAKVLLAGEMISKEEYTRTEDEFEYWQKRSTLVAESQRQDSIMRALQIEQLEQSVSRMQQNLTLVREKFNNLILRAPISGQLSSLNAEIGELKPAGVRLGQIDVLDSYKLRASVDEYYISRISPGLAGECEISGKIYKLLIRKVYPEVRESRFEIDLEFDSGIPPGIRRGQSVQVRLALGESTTALVIPRGGFYQTTGGNWIYVLDPSGDFATRRTIRLGRQNPQMFEVLEGLEPGEQVITSSYDNYGDFDKLVLK; encoded by the coding sequence ATGACCATGGATCGAAAAATCGAACGAAAAAAATGGCCTCCAAAGCGGATCGCCTATTGGGGTGGCGGAGCGCTGGTGATCGTGGTGGTCATCGCCTCGTTCCTCTTTGGCGACACTCGTTCCACACTCAATGTCGAACAGGAGAAGATCTCCATCGCCACGGTCGAGCGGAGCCCATTCCAGGAATTCATCCCGACTACCGGAGCGGTTCAACCGATCAAGACGGTCTACATGGACGCACTCGATGGCGGCCGCGTTGAAGCTATCTATGTTGAAGAGGGGAGTTTCGTCAAGCAGGGAGACAGTCTGCTTCGGACTGCCAATACCAACGTACAGATGGAGTTGATGTTCCGCGAGGCGGACCTGTACGAGCAGATGAACAACCTGCGGGCGACTCGCCTGGCCATGGAACAAAATCGTCTCACCCTGGCGCAGCAGGAAGCCGAAGTAGTCTATCAGCTTTCGCTGCAAAAGCGGAATTTCGAACGAGCCAAGGTGTTGCTTGCCGGTGAGATGATCAGCAAGGAAGAGTATACTCGCACTGAAGATGAATTCGAGTACTGGCAAAAGCGCTCGACCCTGGTCGCCGAATCGCAGCGCCAAGATTCCATCATGCGAGCGCTTCAGATAGAGCAACTGGAGCAGTCCGTTTCCCGGATGCAGCAGAACCTCACGCTGGTCCGTGAGAAATTCAACAACCTGATCCTTCGCGCGCCTATATCCGGCCAACTCAGTTCGCTGAATGCTGAGATCGGCGAACTTAAGCCTGCCGGTGTGCGGCTGGGTCAGATCGATGTATTAGACAGCTACAAGTTGCGCGCTTCGGTCGACGAGTACTATATCAGCCGCATCTCCCCCGGCCTTGCCGGAGAGTGTGAGATCTCTGGCAAGATATACAAGCTGTTGATTCGTAAGGTCTACCCCGAGGTGCGAGAGAGTCGGTTTGAGATCGATCTTGAGTTTGATTCCGGCATTCCGCCGGGCATTCGTCGCGGTCAATCGGTACAGGTACGTTTGGCGCTTGGCGAATCAACCACCGCTCTGGTCATCCCTCGCGGTGGCTTTTACCAGACAACCGGCGGCAACTGGATCTATGTGCTTGATCCATCCGGGGACTTTGCAACTCGCCGGACAATTCGGCTTGGAAGACAGAATCCCCAGATGTTCGAAGTGCTTGAAGGGCTCGAACCGGGCGAGCAGGTGATTACCTCCTCCTATGACAATTACGGTGATTTCGACAAGTTGGTCCTGAAATAG
- a CDS encoding sigma-54-dependent Fis family transcriptional regulator, translated as MSAVEKLGRVLVVDDDEDVLQAARLLLKQHFAEVHTETKPERIPAILTNEQYDVILLDMNFTRDVSGGEEGFHWLNKILEIDPAAVIVLITAFGDVELAVRAIKAGASDFVLKPWQNEKLIATLSASMKLRWSREESRTLRQQQQHLAAELDQPFNDFVGISTAMQTVFDTIQRVASTDANVLILGESGTGKELVARALHRQSQRADQMFVSVDMGAVSDTLFESELFGHVKGAFTDAREDRAGLFELASRGTLFLDEIGNLPLRVQAKLLTVLQERRISRLGSNQQVPIDIRLICATNLPLHDMVQQQRFRQDLLYRINTIQITLPPLRERTDDIGPLADYFLKQYCDRYHKPLKRLSAGTIRRLEHYGWPGNVRELQHAIERAVIMTDESVLSPGDFLLYSADNKEAGLVFKDFHLEEVERTVIRKALSKHHGNISHASRELGLTRTSLYRRIQKYGL; from the coding sequence ATGTCCGCAGTTGAAAAATTAGGTCGCGTGCTGGTCGTCGACGATGACGAGGATGTTTTGCAGGCCGCACGGTTGCTCCTCAAGCAGCACTTCGCTGAAGTTCACACCGAAACCAAACCCGAACGGATCCCTGCCATTCTCACCAACGAGCAGTATGATGTCATTCTGCTGGATATGAACTTCACCCGCGATGTCTCCGGTGGTGAAGAGGGATTTCACTGGCTAAACAAGATTCTGGAAATTGACCCCGCGGCAGTGATCGTCCTGATCACGGCTTTCGGCGATGTTGAGTTGGCCGTTCGAGCGATTAAGGCAGGTGCCTCGGATTTCGTGCTCAAGCCGTGGCAGAACGAGAAGTTGATCGCCACGCTGTCAGCCTCGATGAAACTCCGCTGGTCACGCGAAGAGTCTCGCACCCTGCGTCAACAACAACAACACCTGGCCGCCGAACTCGACCAGCCCTTTAACGACTTTGTCGGTATCAGCACCGCAATGCAGACGGTGTTTGATACTATCCAGCGTGTGGCTTCGACCGATGCCAATGTTCTTATCCTGGGGGAAAGCGGCACCGGGAAGGAGTTAGTCGCGCGAGCGCTACATCGCCAATCCCAGCGTGCAGATCAGATGTTTGTTTCTGTCGACATGGGGGCGGTCAGCGATACGCTTTTCGAAAGCGAGCTGTTCGGGCATGTGAAGGGGGCATTCACTGATGCCCGCGAGGATCGCGCCGGGCTGTTTGAGCTGGCCTCGCGTGGGACACTGTTCCTGGACGAGATCGGAAATCTTCCCTTACGAGTTCAGGCGAAATTGCTGACCGTCCTGCAGGAGCGACGGATCAGCCGTCTCGGCTCAAATCAGCAGGTCCCGATCGACATTCGGCTGATCTGCGCGACGAATCTTCCATTACATGACATGGTCCAACAACAGCGATTCCGCCAGGATCTGTTGTATCGCATAAACACTATCCAGATCACCCTTCCGCCGCTTCGTGAGCGGACCGATGATATCGGGCCTTTGGCCGACTATTTCCTGAAGCAGTATTGTGACCGCTACCACAAGCCGCTCAAGCGGTTGTCGGCCGGCACGATTCGCCGACTGGAGCATTACGGCTGGCCGGGGAATGTCCGTGAATTGCAACATGCGATCGAACGCGCCGTCATTATGACCGATGAATCAGTCTTGTCTCCGGGAGATTTCCTGTTATATAGTGCGGATAACAAAGAAGCGGGGTTAGTCTTCAAGGATTTCCATCTTGAAGAGGTGGAACGGACCGTCATCCGGAAGGCCTTGAGCAAACATCATGGGAATATCAGTCATGCCTCCCGCGAACTTGGCCTGACCCGCACTTCGCTCTATCGACGCATTCAGAAATATGGTCTTTAG